In Aspergillus fumigatus Af293 chromosome 2, whole genome shotgun sequence, a genomic segment contains:
- a CDS encoding GFA family protein, producing MPLTGHCLCNAVTYTIDVDQPALVGYDHCDDCQRQTGSTYSLVAVVPKDKLKINGPIKSFAKNGSSGKAVHRMFCSECGSPIAHDPDAAPEIIAIKAGTLDIEIKKNLKPDTEIWTVSKLPFCQEHLAKPFEHMPQ from the exons ATGCCTCTTACTGGTCACTGCCTCTGCAACGCAGTCACTTACACTATTGATGTGGATCAGCCCGCTTTGGTTGGATATGACCACTGCGATGACTGCCAGCGTCAGACTGGCTCAACTTACT CGCTCGTTGCGGTCGTTCCCAAAGACAAGCTGAAGATCAATGGCCCTATCAAGAGCTTCGCTAAGAACGGAAGCTCTGGAAAGGCTGTTCATCGTATGTTCTGCTCGGAATGTGGTTCGCCAATTGCCCACGACCCGGACGCTGCCCCAgagatcatcgccatcaaggCTGGGACCCTGGACATagagatcaagaagaacctAAAGCCG GATACGGAAATCTGGACCGTTAGCAAGCTTCCTTTCTGCCAGGAGCATCTGGCCAAGCCTTTCGAGCACATGCCCCAGTAG